One window from the genome of Andrena cerasifolii isolate SP2316 chromosome 3, iyAndCera1_principal, whole genome shotgun sequence encodes:
- the LOC143367333 gene encoding bridge-like lipid transfer protein family member 3B isoform X3 — protein sequence MVSLIKKQLLKHLSRFTKNLSADKINLSTFKGEGELTNLELDETVLTDLLELPSWLRLTNAWCNKVSFRIQWTKLRSVPIFLSLDEVHIEVETCEDLRDLSSPQGLSSYTGPVKYSFIHKVIDGITVAVNTVSITFKSPAFIASVQINRIIVESKSALWQRCDLRTTRLKDPDRGQLLIFKELEWQTVRIEAQSTKDKNLTPLRLLTNQARCRITIKKRISDCFVMGSRLILILDDLLWVLTDSQLKAALHFIDSLGGLIEKATNLERKTKAARKLEVLPEYQAQISQQSRTKNQCNTAISKLFTRYDVVETSYHFVCQRIDLHLCDDPGSGRSTHPDLKDGGALQISLVRFQIDYYPYHLALADRKHWIKYRENATPHSQWLQQSLSSFRSQFMDLIDSGRTQHSPLTRSQGNVIVSNAKGSGENLEKGSQSQNVNASSHEQRKSQHPSGNPVKNYILEQLAKLMTTCIIIRIDDFTLYKVTTTSRNPMPKEFITGDRDKFCLPDDVTILHAEFTYYYYPGDITFPLPPPKFYVQLNPIQVNFDVCSCLWFNSFALNLHNSLINEEKRGTHTSNNLMYFDVKIEAILPRIVFESQQDYPNQKDRPKSLHIQTSRASITNVRSSERSSRADLVQCLNAFQMGQMFFGTEFPNKSNDFLVVTDKFLGHCAGTDNVRHPPPNFSSNSVHELIRQLNRELLWTEAKDVWCCNLEPVWGDFFGARAVGQHRPVPFLDAFPLTLWCYVSMNQSDPEKSSTADIHGLAYISNLVSVQINHYQYLFLLRLAEVLSEMATYLNIDSNKILKVDSGSSLVIGALIPQVEVTFVMPSHTPGKENSGGDLESVVPDSSSIADDIASSSAPWQSNTERVEYLSKKMNINAEIPTPQSEMSSMLSMDFLHSANATQPAVTFKQNGANKYDQHALVNTSHEKQSVGVEEEKALPILRYAVESTHKHSKGDSSSNTPVIPNNFNAGLSSMKKGWSNLMTSIDSALKASPEDGSSDTTSIRSDVSSDSENYVLVTLQDQERLDTMFTVDNTIRITAVEEASEVVEETPDTQSEKSMDSVCKRKDIVSMATFKLSKVEFTQQSCGYTSSIKVQVANVGNDECSSIPWDEFQVKRKTKFSARSRGWVELASDSNCRSCIKLRLDHDLKCKSDSYKLSQASQAVINKNIRSSQSKNNITEQEVFACNIDLHNKQSVLDLFEDKVDVKVTDVTMALSMSSVTGLADLFEDEIIPKPIPLEIYLESISLRLNEDRPPNNITSPGPIPIDLNISKLRIARDAGGVFHIEPVVNKLNTSHSLTTLSNNDNQKDQNIDHEMELSILRQSSKQLKSDNEVLRRRLDALEKLSEENAKLMRMKEEYDTMRSHLSAAQEDIQLLLKEKKALHDTITELQNQIIGSGGSGNRASWSTKR from the exons ATGGTGTCATTAATAAAGAAGCAGCTGCTGAAACATCTGTCAAG GTTTACCAAGAATCTATCGgctgataaaataaatttaagtacaTTCAAAGGGGAAGGTGAACTAACAAACTTAGAACTCGACGAGACAGTTTTAACAGATTTGTTAGAATTGCCATCATGGCTTAGATTAACAAATGCTTGGTGCAATAAGGTTTCATTTCGCATACAATGGACCAAGCTAAGAAGTGTTCCTATTTTTTTG AGTTTGGATGAGGTTCATATAGAAGTAGAAACATGCGAGGATTTAAGAGATTTATCTTCCCCGCAAGGATTATCTTCATATACGGGTCCTGTGAAATATTCTTTCATACATAAAGTTATTGATGGTATAACAGTGGCTGTTAATACTGTATCAATCACATTCAAAAGTCCAGCATTTATCGCCTCAGTTCAG ATAAATCGTATTATCGTGGAGTCAAAGTCTGCATTATGGCAACGTTGTGATTTAAGAACCACTAGGTTAAAAGATCCTGATCGTGGGCAGTTACTTATTTTTAAAGAGCTAGAATGGCAAACGGTTAGAATAGAAGCGCAAAGTACTAAAGACAAGAATCTTACGCCATTACGTTTACTTACGAATCAAGCGAGATGCCGAATCACCATCAAGAAAAGAATATCag attgtttTGTTATGGGATCAAGACTGATTCTTATATTAGACGACCTTCTATGGGTTCTGACAGATTCGCAATTGAAAGCGGCGCTTCATTTTATTGACTCCTTAGGAGGTCTCATAGAGAAAGCTACGAATTTAGAACGTAAAACCAAAGCAGCCAGGAAATTAGAG GTGTTGCCGGAGTATCAAGCGCAAATATCTCAACAGTCGAGAACAAAGAATCAATGTAATACTGCTATATCAAAACTGTTCACAAGATACGATGTCGTGGAGACTTCTTATCATTTTGTTTGTCAGAGAATTGATTTGCACTTGTGCGATGATCCTGGCA GTGGTAGATCCACTCACCCTGATTTAAAAGACGGCGGTGCACTGCAAATATCATTAGTTAGATTTCAAATTGATTATTACCCATATCATTTGGCACTGGCTGATAGAAAACATTGGATTAAGTACAGGGAGAATGCTACACCTCATAGTCAGTGGTTGCAGCAGTCGTTGAGTTCCTTTCGAAGCCAGTTCATGGATCTGATCGATTCTGGTAGAACGCAACACTCTCCTTTGACGAGAAGTCAGGGAAATGTTATAG TTAGTAATGCGAAAGGTTCAGGAGAGAATTTAGAGAAGGGTAGTCAGTCTCAGAATGTAAATGCAAGCTCCCACGAACAAAGAAAGTCGCAGCATCCGAGTGGTAATCCtgtaaagaattatattttggaacAGCTTGCTAAATTGATGACTACATGTATCATAATAAGGATCGATGACTTTACTTTATACAAAGTGACGACTACGTCTCGCAATCCTATGCCAAAAGAATTTATCACAG gtGATAGAGACAAGTTTTGTCTCCCAGATGATGTAACAATTCTCCATGCTGAGTTTACATATTACTATTATCCTGGAGATATTACATTTCCAT TGCCACCGCCGAAATTTTATGTACAACTGAACCCTATTCAAGTAAATTTCGATGTTTGTTCCTGTTTGTGGTTTAATTCTTTCGCATTAAATTTGCATAATTCTTTGATAAACGAAGAGAAACGAGGAACACATACTTCCAATAACTtaatgtactttgacgtgaaaattgaagctataCTTCCAAGA ATAGTTTTTGAAAGCCAACAAGATTACCCGAATCAAAAAGATAGGCCGAAGTCTTTGCATATTCAGACATCAAGAGCGTCCATCACAAATGTTCGCTCCTCAGAGAGATCTTCAAGAGCAGACTTAGTGCAATGCTTGAATGCTTTTCAAATGGGTCAGATGTTCTTTGGTACAGAGTTCCCGAATAAATCAAACGATTTTCTTGTTGTGACTGATAAATTTTTAGGACACTGCGCAG GTACTGATAATGTACGCCATCCGCCACCTAATTTTAGTAGTAACTCTGTACATGAATTGATTCGCCAATTAAATCGAGAACTTTTATGGACGGAAGCTAAAGACGTATGGTGCTGCAATTTAGAGCCCGTTTGGGGGGACTTCTTCGGTGCTCGAGCAGTTGGACAGCATCGTCCTGTGCCATTTCTCGACGCTTTTCCTTTAACTTTATGGTGTTACGTGTCGATGAATCAATCGGATCCGGAGAAATCCTCGACCGCTGATATCCATGGTCTTGCATACATAAGCAATCTAGTTAGCGTGCAGATAAATCATTATCAGTATTTGTTTCTGTTAAGATTGGCGGAAGTTTTATCGGAAATGGCGACGTACCTAAACATTGattcgaataaaatattgaaagtcGATTCCGGTAGTTCACTCGTTATCGGCGCACTGATACCACAAGTAGAAGTAACATTTGTTATGCCGTCTCACACGCCCGGCAAAGAGAATTCCGGAGGAGATTTGGAGTCGGTCGTGCCAGACTCCTCTAGTATAGCTGACGATATCGCGAGCTCGTCTGCTCCGTGGCAAAGTAACACGGAGCGAGTCGAGTACCTTAGTAAAAAGATGAACATAAATGCTGAAATACCGACACCGCAGAGTGAAATGTCCTCGATGTTGTCTATGGACTTTCTGCATTCTGCTAATGCAACTCAACCTGCTGTTACGTTCAAGCAGAACGGCGCTAATAAGTATGATCAGCACGCGTTAGTAAATACGTCGCACGAGAAACAGAGTGTAGGCGTAGAAGAAGAGAAGGCATTACCCATTTTACGGTATGCAGTTGAATCTACACATAAACATAGTAAAGGAGACTCGTCCTCGAATACACCAGTCATTCCAAATAATTTCAATGCCGGTCTTTCTTCTATGAAAAAAGGATGGAGTAATTTAATGACATCAATCGATTCAGCTTTGAAGGCTTCTCCGGAAGACGGTAGTAGTGATACTACGTCCATAAGGAGCGATGTTAGCTCTGATAGTGAGAACTACGTCTTAGTTACTCTTCAAGATCAAGAAAGGTTGGATACAATGTTTACTGTTGATAATACAATTAGGATAACAGCGGTAGAGGAAGCTAGCGAGGTAGTTGAAGAGACTCCCGATACGCAAAGTGAGAAATCCATGGATAGTGTGTGCAAGCGAAAAGATATC GTATCTATGGCGACATTTAAATTATCCAAAGTTGAATTTACTCAACAATCCTGTGGATACACATCTTCGATCAAAGTTCAAGTGGCAAATGTTGGTAATGACGAATGCTCATCTATTCCGTGGGATGAATTTCAG GTCAAGAGGAAG ACCAAATTCAGTGCACGATCTAGGGGTTGGGTTGAATTAGCTTCAGATTCGAACTGTAGATCGTGCATTAAGCTGCGCTTGGATCATGATTTAAAATGCAAGTCAGATTCTTATAAACTGTCCCAAGCGAGCCAAGctgtaattaataaaaacataCGTTCCTCTCaaagtaaaaataatattaccgAGCAAGAAGTATTTGCTTGCAATATCGATTTGCACAACAAACAAAGTGTTTTGGATTTATTCGAAGATAAAGTGGACGTTAAAGTTACTGACGTAACGATGGCCTTGTCGATGAGTTCAGTAACTGGGCTCGCGGACTTGTTCGAAGATGAGATTATACCTAAACCGATACCATTGGAG ATATATTTAGAGAGTATATCATTGCGTTTGAATGAAGATCGTCCTCCAAATAATATAACTTCCCCAGGACCGATTCCTATAGATCTGAATATTTCAAAACTTAGAATAGCGCGCGATGCGGGCGGTGTTTTTCACATTGAACCAGTTG TAAACAAATTAAACACAAGTCATTCCCTTACAACATTATCAAACAATGATAATCAGAAAGACCAAAATATAGATCACGAAATGGAATTAAGTATTTTAAGACAGTCCAGTAAGCAATTAAAATCAGACAATGAGGTACTCCGACGTCGTCTGGATGCTTTGGAAAAATTATCAGAGGAAAATGCGAAATTGATGCGCATGAAGGAAGAGTACGATACAATGAGATCGCATTTGAGCGCAGCGCAAGAAGATATACAGCTGCTACTGAAAGAAAAGAAAGCCTTGCATGATACAATAACGGAGCTGCAGAATCAAATAATT
- the LOC143367333 gene encoding bridge-like lipid transfer protein family member 3B isoform X4: MVSLIKKQLLKHLSRFTKNLSADKINLSTFKGEGELTNLELDETVLTDLLELPSWLRLTNAWCNKVSFRIQWTKLRSVPIFLSLDEVHIEVETCEDLRDLSSPQGLSSYTGPVKYSFIHKVIDGITVAVNTVSITFKSPAFIASVQINRIIVESKSALWQRCDLRTTRLKDPDRGQLLIFKELEWQTVRIEAQSTKDKNLTPLRLLTNQARCRITIKKRISDCFVMGSRLILILDDLLWVLTDSQLKAALHFIDSLGGLIEKATNLERKTKAARKLEVLPEYQAQISQQSRTKNQCNTAISKLFTRYDVVETSYHFVCQRIDLHLCDDPGSGRSTHPDLKDGGALQISLVRFQIDYYPYHLALADRKHWIKYRENATPHSQWLQQSLSSFRSQFMDLIDSGRTQHSPLTRSQGNVIVSNAKGSGENLEKGSQSQNVNASSHEQRKSQHPSGNPVKNYILEQLAKLMTTCIIIRIDDFTLYKVTTTSRNPMPKEFITGDRDKFCLPDDVTILHAEFTYYYYPGDITFPLPPPKFYVQLNPIQVNFDVCSCLWFNSFALNLHNSLINEEKRGTHTSNNLMYFDVKIEAILPRIVFESQQDYPNQKDRPKSLHIQTSRASITNVRSSERSSRADLVQCLNAFQMGQMFFGTEFPNKSNDFLVVTDKFLGHCAGTDNVRHPPPNFSSNSVHELIRQLNRELLWTEAKDVWCCNLEPVWGDFFGARAVGQHRPVPFLDAFPLTLWCYVSMNQSDPEKSSTADIHGLAYISNLVSVQINHYQYLFLLRLAEVLSEMATYLNIDSNKILKVDSGSSLVIGALIPQVEVTFVMPSHTPGKENSGGDLESVVPDSSSIADDIASSSAPWQSNTERVEYLSKKMNINAEIPTPQSEMSSMLSMDFLHSANATQPAVTFKQNGANKYDQHALVNTSHEKQSVGVEEEKALPILRYAVESTHKHSKGDSSSNTPVIPNNFNAGLSSMKKGWSNLMTSIDSALKASPEDGSSDTTSIRSDVSSDSENYVLVTLQDQERLDTMFTVDNTIRITAVEEASEVVEETPDTQSEKSMDSVCKRKDIVSMATFKLSKVEFTQQSCGYTSSIKVQVANVGNDECSSIPWDEFQTKFSARSRGWVELASDSNCRSCIKLRLDHDLKCKSDSYKLSQASQAVINKNIRSSQSKNNITEQEVFACNIDLHNKQSVLDLFEDKVDVKVTDVTMALSMSSVTGLADLFEDEIIPKPIPLEIYLESISLRLNEDRPPNNITSPGPIPIDLNISKLRIARDAGGVFHIEPVVNKLNTSHSLTTLSNNDNQKDQNIDHEMELSILRQSSKQLKSDNEVLRRRLDALEKLSEENAKLMRMKEEYDTMRSHLSAAQEDIQLLLKEKKALHDTITELQNQIIGSGGSGNRASWSTKR; the protein is encoded by the exons ATGGTGTCATTAATAAAGAAGCAGCTGCTGAAACATCTGTCAAG GTTTACCAAGAATCTATCGgctgataaaataaatttaagtacaTTCAAAGGGGAAGGTGAACTAACAAACTTAGAACTCGACGAGACAGTTTTAACAGATTTGTTAGAATTGCCATCATGGCTTAGATTAACAAATGCTTGGTGCAATAAGGTTTCATTTCGCATACAATGGACCAAGCTAAGAAGTGTTCCTATTTTTTTG AGTTTGGATGAGGTTCATATAGAAGTAGAAACATGCGAGGATTTAAGAGATTTATCTTCCCCGCAAGGATTATCTTCATATACGGGTCCTGTGAAATATTCTTTCATACATAAAGTTATTGATGGTATAACAGTGGCTGTTAATACTGTATCAATCACATTCAAAAGTCCAGCATTTATCGCCTCAGTTCAG ATAAATCGTATTATCGTGGAGTCAAAGTCTGCATTATGGCAACGTTGTGATTTAAGAACCACTAGGTTAAAAGATCCTGATCGTGGGCAGTTACTTATTTTTAAAGAGCTAGAATGGCAAACGGTTAGAATAGAAGCGCAAAGTACTAAAGACAAGAATCTTACGCCATTACGTTTACTTACGAATCAAGCGAGATGCCGAATCACCATCAAGAAAAGAATATCag attgtttTGTTATGGGATCAAGACTGATTCTTATATTAGACGACCTTCTATGGGTTCTGACAGATTCGCAATTGAAAGCGGCGCTTCATTTTATTGACTCCTTAGGAGGTCTCATAGAGAAAGCTACGAATTTAGAACGTAAAACCAAAGCAGCCAGGAAATTAGAG GTGTTGCCGGAGTATCAAGCGCAAATATCTCAACAGTCGAGAACAAAGAATCAATGTAATACTGCTATATCAAAACTGTTCACAAGATACGATGTCGTGGAGACTTCTTATCATTTTGTTTGTCAGAGAATTGATTTGCACTTGTGCGATGATCCTGGCA GTGGTAGATCCACTCACCCTGATTTAAAAGACGGCGGTGCACTGCAAATATCATTAGTTAGATTTCAAATTGATTATTACCCATATCATTTGGCACTGGCTGATAGAAAACATTGGATTAAGTACAGGGAGAATGCTACACCTCATAGTCAGTGGTTGCAGCAGTCGTTGAGTTCCTTTCGAAGCCAGTTCATGGATCTGATCGATTCTGGTAGAACGCAACACTCTCCTTTGACGAGAAGTCAGGGAAATGTTATAG TTAGTAATGCGAAAGGTTCAGGAGAGAATTTAGAGAAGGGTAGTCAGTCTCAGAATGTAAATGCAAGCTCCCACGAACAAAGAAAGTCGCAGCATCCGAGTGGTAATCCtgtaaagaattatattttggaacAGCTTGCTAAATTGATGACTACATGTATCATAATAAGGATCGATGACTTTACTTTATACAAAGTGACGACTACGTCTCGCAATCCTATGCCAAAAGAATTTATCACAG gtGATAGAGACAAGTTTTGTCTCCCAGATGATGTAACAATTCTCCATGCTGAGTTTACATATTACTATTATCCTGGAGATATTACATTTCCAT TGCCACCGCCGAAATTTTATGTACAACTGAACCCTATTCAAGTAAATTTCGATGTTTGTTCCTGTTTGTGGTTTAATTCTTTCGCATTAAATTTGCATAATTCTTTGATAAACGAAGAGAAACGAGGAACACATACTTCCAATAACTtaatgtactttgacgtgaaaattgaagctataCTTCCAAGA ATAGTTTTTGAAAGCCAACAAGATTACCCGAATCAAAAAGATAGGCCGAAGTCTTTGCATATTCAGACATCAAGAGCGTCCATCACAAATGTTCGCTCCTCAGAGAGATCTTCAAGAGCAGACTTAGTGCAATGCTTGAATGCTTTTCAAATGGGTCAGATGTTCTTTGGTACAGAGTTCCCGAATAAATCAAACGATTTTCTTGTTGTGACTGATAAATTTTTAGGACACTGCGCAG GTACTGATAATGTACGCCATCCGCCACCTAATTTTAGTAGTAACTCTGTACATGAATTGATTCGCCAATTAAATCGAGAACTTTTATGGACGGAAGCTAAAGACGTATGGTGCTGCAATTTAGAGCCCGTTTGGGGGGACTTCTTCGGTGCTCGAGCAGTTGGACAGCATCGTCCTGTGCCATTTCTCGACGCTTTTCCTTTAACTTTATGGTGTTACGTGTCGATGAATCAATCGGATCCGGAGAAATCCTCGACCGCTGATATCCATGGTCTTGCATACATAAGCAATCTAGTTAGCGTGCAGATAAATCATTATCAGTATTTGTTTCTGTTAAGATTGGCGGAAGTTTTATCGGAAATGGCGACGTACCTAAACATTGattcgaataaaatattgaaagtcGATTCCGGTAGTTCACTCGTTATCGGCGCACTGATACCACAAGTAGAAGTAACATTTGTTATGCCGTCTCACACGCCCGGCAAAGAGAATTCCGGAGGAGATTTGGAGTCGGTCGTGCCAGACTCCTCTAGTATAGCTGACGATATCGCGAGCTCGTCTGCTCCGTGGCAAAGTAACACGGAGCGAGTCGAGTACCTTAGTAAAAAGATGAACATAAATGCTGAAATACCGACACCGCAGAGTGAAATGTCCTCGATGTTGTCTATGGACTTTCTGCATTCTGCTAATGCAACTCAACCTGCTGTTACGTTCAAGCAGAACGGCGCTAATAAGTATGATCAGCACGCGTTAGTAAATACGTCGCACGAGAAACAGAGTGTAGGCGTAGAAGAAGAGAAGGCATTACCCATTTTACGGTATGCAGTTGAATCTACACATAAACATAGTAAAGGAGACTCGTCCTCGAATACACCAGTCATTCCAAATAATTTCAATGCCGGTCTTTCTTCTATGAAAAAAGGATGGAGTAATTTAATGACATCAATCGATTCAGCTTTGAAGGCTTCTCCGGAAGACGGTAGTAGTGATACTACGTCCATAAGGAGCGATGTTAGCTCTGATAGTGAGAACTACGTCTTAGTTACTCTTCAAGATCAAGAAAGGTTGGATACAATGTTTACTGTTGATAATACAATTAGGATAACAGCGGTAGAGGAAGCTAGCGAGGTAGTTGAAGAGACTCCCGATACGCAAAGTGAGAAATCCATGGATAGTGTGTGCAAGCGAAAAGATATC GTATCTATGGCGACATTTAAATTATCCAAAGTTGAATTTACTCAACAATCCTGTGGATACACATCTTCGATCAAAGTTCAAGTGGCAAATGTTGGTAATGACGAATGCTCATCTATTCCGTGGGATGAATTTCAG ACCAAATTCAGTGCACGATCTAGGGGTTGGGTTGAATTAGCTTCAGATTCGAACTGTAGATCGTGCATTAAGCTGCGCTTGGATCATGATTTAAAATGCAAGTCAGATTCTTATAAACTGTCCCAAGCGAGCCAAGctgtaattaataaaaacataCGTTCCTCTCaaagtaaaaataatattaccgAGCAAGAAGTATTTGCTTGCAATATCGATTTGCACAACAAACAAAGTGTTTTGGATTTATTCGAAGATAAAGTGGACGTTAAAGTTACTGACGTAACGATGGCCTTGTCGATGAGTTCAGTAACTGGGCTCGCGGACTTGTTCGAAGATGAGATTATACCTAAACCGATACCATTGGAG ATATATTTAGAGAGTATATCATTGCGTTTGAATGAAGATCGTCCTCCAAATAATATAACTTCCCCAGGACCGATTCCTATAGATCTGAATATTTCAAAACTTAGAATAGCGCGCGATGCGGGCGGTGTTTTTCACATTGAACCAGTTG TAAACAAATTAAACACAAGTCATTCCCTTACAACATTATCAAACAATGATAATCAGAAAGACCAAAATATAGATCACGAAATGGAATTAAGTATTTTAAGACAGTCCAGTAAGCAATTAAAATCAGACAATGAGGTACTCCGACGTCGTCTGGATGCTTTGGAAAAATTATCAGAGGAAAATGCGAAATTGATGCGCATGAAGGAAGAGTACGATACAATGAGATCGCATTTGAGCGCAGCGCAAGAAGATATACAGCTGCTACTGAAAGAAAAGAAAGCCTTGCATGATACAATAACGGAGCTGCAGAATCAAATAATT